TACTTTAATTTTTGAAGCACGATTTGAAAGTGGGAATCTGCAAAAGGTGGTCAAAATGTAGGTAGATCATTAAAACTGGTTACTGATTTCTTTCACATTTCATTCTGGCATTGAGCAGCATTTTGACAGGTTTTGAATAGTAATATATCTAATATAAAGAATTTTAATCcttttcaaagtgcaaagtgctaaataCATGCAATATTAATCTAGTAAATGAGCCATTACATAATCAATTTACACAGAAGTCATAAATGAGCCACTGAATAGTTAAGTACAAAAATGCAGTCAGTCCATATGAAAAACCATGGTAAATAGTTCGTTTGCAGAAACTCCAATCTCTCACTTGCTCACCAGCTGTATTCTTTGAATAAAGGAGATCACATAAACTGTTGGTCACACAAAGTGTAGTTGCTCAACACCTGATCTGCTCAGATGGAACAATGCCATAAGACATGGCAACACGAAACAGGAATTGGGAATCACGCTGGCAATACACCTGTCCAGCTGTATACTGGAAGTAATTATCAGCATTTGTGCTCTTCAGCCTTTGTGCTTTTCTGCTTAACAAGCGACGCGTGGAGGGTCACCTTGTTGAAGAATGAACATCTGTACATACCTGTGTagaagaagaaacaaacaaaactaagTTCTTTTCACCAGAGAGATTGGAGTTTCTGCGAACGAACTATTTACCATGATTTTTCATATGGACGGACTGCATTTTTGTACTTAACTATTCAGTGGCTCATTTATGACTTCTGTGTAAATTGATTATGTAATGGCTCATTTACTAGATTAATATTGCAAGTATTTAGCACTTAGCATTTTGAAAAGGATTAAAATTCATTATACTAGATATACTACTATCCCCGTAGACCCTTGTGGTTCTGTTGGTgtgagcagtgctttttttctgggggtacacAGGTGTacacatacccctaaacattttgtgaatttagcaggagaaagtaaaaatttaaaatgttggaattcctgctaaaccaactccaactgAGAATACCCCTAAacgttttttttttagaaaaaaagcactgggtgtGAGTTAACTTTCCCGGTGGAGCTCTATTTCAGTTAGGTTTTGAATAGTAGCTTTAGAACACAGTGTGATTCAGATACTTAGGTATACTTGCAGAAGTATTTGTAGTTTTTATTTGTACCCACCCTTCCTTGCATAGAGTTTTCAATCATTCTCCCATTCAGATACTAACCCTGCCCAGAATTGCTTATTTCCTCATATGGAACTGCATGAAGCACCTTCAGGTACTTCTCTTGAAGTGGGTTGGAAGATTTAACACATTTTATTTCCACAGATCAAAATTTCCCAAAAGTGGATCCTGTAGAACTTTAGAGATTGTAATAAGAAACTCAGTCTCTGTTGAAGCCAAAATGATATGTAGTCTTTAATCTCTTGATGACACTAATACTGTCCAAAGGCAGCAAAGGCAGGCGTAGCCATAGAAAAGCCAATATATTTGTTGCACTGAGCTCCTTGGACAAGATCAGTAAATGTACAGTTGATTCTGCTCTAGTAGTAGGGCTAAGGATTGGGTTCCAGTAAGAGTGCAAAAGGCATTCCTTGTGTACCTTGTGTTGCTACTGAGATTTTAGTGTTTATCTTgtgatttggttgttgtgggttttccgggctgtattgccgtggtcttggcattgtagttcctgacgtttcaccagcagctgtggctggcatcttcagaggtgtagcaccaaaagacctctgaagatgccagccacagctgctggcgaaatgtcaggaactacaatgccaagaccacggcaatacagcccggaaaacccacaacaaccatcgttctccggccgtgaaagccttcgacaatatcttgtgatttgctgactcagttaagtgTTTAAGAAGATTTGGCAGTGCAACAATAAAGAAACCCAAGAATTGCTCTGATGGTCAAAGGAATGAGTTTTGGAGGAAGGTTAGATCAATTTTTTTGTGTGAACTGAGGCACGTTATAAAGAACTATGGATCTTAGTCATCCCAGTTGCTATCTTAAAATGGTTTGTCTGTTTGAAGCAAtcagtgtttttatttatttggtataTTTTTATCATACCATTCCGTCAAGGAATTCAGGATAACATATATTCCTGCTTTTATGTAATTTTCACAACAAGTCTGTGAAAGTAAAAATAGACTGGGGAGAATGACTGGAACCAAGGCCCATCCATTAAGTTTCACAGCAAGGAGTTTTGAACTTTAGTCTCACAGGTTCAGTCCAAacctctaacctctacaccatatTGGATGTTTTAGGCAATTATCTAAATAGTATTGACAAAGATGTCCATATTTTATCCCAAAATCCTTGTAAACAATGTCCTGGCCTTTATTATCTGTTTCAAGAAGATATTCACCCTTTACAGAGGATAACTTAACCTAATTATACCACTGCGTCCTCTCAAGACAGCCGAAAATGAGATCTGCGGTCACTACAAAATTGCAGTCtactttaaaatataaatataccaATAAACAATTTCCAAATGAATTGGAAAAGGGAAGTTACTTGCTACAGAATCTGTAcacaaaaggtgacagaaatttGGGTTTAAAACAGGATTTGAAATAAGGGACATAAAAGTTAAATATGACAGTGTACGAATTTCCAGTTGTGTAATCCAgattaaacatttttttcctccaggatttgagtccagtggcaccttagagaccaataagattttcagggtataagctttcgagagtcagagctcccttcttcagacaggctccctgaagaagggagctctgactctaaaaaatttacaccctgaaaatcttgttggactctgaGGTGCTACAGGaatcaaatccttctgttctactgcagactaacacggctacccacctaaaactatttttTATCCTTTCTTCATACAGTAGTGATTTTGAGTATCAGCTGACCTTACGCACTGACCTCTATACGAATAAGCACACTCAGTGGTACTACTTCCAGGTTACCAACACACAAGCAGGAATGCCCTATCGTTTCACCATTGTCAACTTCACCAAACCGACAAGTTTGTACAATCGTGGCATGCGCCCACTGCTGTATTCAGAGGCAGAAGCAAAGATCCACAAAGTGGGGTGGCAAAGGACAGGAGATGCAATCAAGTATTACAAAAATAATCTCAGTCAGGATGGCCGCCAGTATTTTTCTCTCACGTGGACATTCCAGTTCCCTCATGATCGAGATACCTGCTACTTTGCCCATTGCTATCCTTATACTTACAGCAACCTGCAAGACTACCTGTCAACTATTGCCAGAGACCCAAAGAGGTCCAAGTTCTGCAAGATCCGCATCTTGTGCCAGTCCCTAGCAAGAAATATAGTCTATGTTTTAACCATCACCAACCCTCTGCAAGATTTCAAGGAAGAAAAACGCAAAGCTGCAGTGATTTTGACTGCGAGGGTGCACCCAGGTGAAACAAACAGCTCCTGGATGATGAAAGGATTTCTGGATTATATTCTGGGGGATTCAAACAATGCCCAGTTGCTCCGGAACACCTTTGTTTTCAAGGTGGTGCCCATGTTAAATCCTGATGGTGTCATTGTTGGCAATTACCGCTGCTCTTTAGCTGGTAGGGATTTGAATCGCAACTACAGATCTGATCTCAAGGAATCTTTCCCTTCTGTTTGGTACACCCGGACCATGATCAAAAGGTAAAAAGGTAACACCATCTCTCCTCTCTCTTAGTATAGCTACTGTTTGTTTTCTGGGGGCCATATATGTGTGTCCAGTGTTCACCATGTTCCATTTTATTTACTGATGTTACTTCAGGGATTATTGCCTTCTGTACTTTTTTAATACTTGTGAAGCTTTAATACTCTCATATAGAACAAAAAGCTCAGCCTCCAGTAACAAGTGGGGATTTTCTTTCCAAACTGAATTGTCCTCCTTCTTCTATCATGTTTGTATATGATGATAGTCCAAGTGTCAGTGATCGGAGAGGCAGCATTTTCATGCTGCCTTGAGAAGGTTAATGGGTGGCCAATAGTGGCAGTTTGCCCTGCCACTGTGGGATACCTTACTGAGAATTGTTCTCAAGCTGAATATGCCACCTGCATTGGGTCTCTGAACATCTGGAATAGCTCCAGTAGTTGTTTCCTACAATTACTGCTGTAATACAAAAAGGAAGTAGCCTGGAGAATCTGAATTACAGTAAGCAAAGTTGTTCATGTGTAAACGTTTTCTCCCTTCTCCAAGAATAATGGAAGAGCGCAATGTTCTCCTGTATTGTGACCTTCATGGTCATAGCAGGAAAGAGAATGTCTTCATGTATGGCTGTGAAAAAAGGGAGCAGCAAGAAGAAGGGGCAAGCTTACACCACCGCATTTTTCCTTTCATTATGAGCAAAAATTGTCCAGATAAAGTAAGACaacctttaattttatttattacgtTAGTAGAAATCTGTATCAGTCATTCAAAGTTTGCTAAATCATTGATCAAATTTCTCAGTAATTTTGGTGTTCTAAAAATCATGCTACCCACGCTGGGTTAGCATACTATGGCATAGAAACATAGTAGGGGGTCTCCCTAGAAAGCCTGTTCAGGAGCATACGTGTGCACCTGAGTTTCTGACTCATATTAAACAGCTCTCACAGTGTTGCATGACTGCTAACAATAGTAGCTCATCATGAGAGGGGATGGTGATATTCAGCAAGAAAAACAAATTCTTTACAAGAACTGGGTGATACCTTAAGAGAGCAATTGTTAAACAAGTCTACTCTCAATCCTATTCTGGTctattcattggggcttactcctagaaaATTGTTCTTGGGGTTGTACTGTTGGTATTCTTCTGTAGAGCTAGAGGCTAATTTGGTGGCTTTCAGAATTTGAGTTGCCACAGTGTCAGCATCATAAAACGTTTTTTCCCAATTGTTGATTGAGGCCTTCATTTGAATATGTGTCTCATGTGACAtcgatgcagagaagttagccgtgttagtctgtggtagcaaaatcaaaaagagtccagtagcacctttaagactaaccaattttattttagcataagctttcgagaatcaagttctcttcgtcagatgcctgatacagagactggtgaCATCATACTTCTTATAAGGAAACCATTTCATGCTTAATGGTGTTAGTCTACGATACAACTGAAGAGGCAGCTAATTTGTTTGGATGTGACTCGATCAGTTGTCAGTTTCCACTCAGCTTGCTGCTTCTGCCACTACAGTGGCCTGTTTTCACTCCCCTGTGTGGACTTAGCCTAGCATTTCAGTAGACAGGGCAACCGtagaagaagaggaaaaggagaaggccAGTAGCATGGGATGAGCAAATACAGTTAAATTTACTTGGAGTTAATTTCGGTTAAACAATCATGTTACGTTAGCAAGTATGACTTGATCATGACTTATCAGTTTTGGCTGTATATAATGCGCACATATCTTCCATACAGTGTACTCCAGTGGAAATTTATTGTGAGTTGAGTGGGCAGAGGCTGCAGAGGAGGGAGGGACTTACTGGAGAGGATGGGCTTTTTACTTCCATCCCTATAACAAAGCCACAACTTATGGAGATGTGCAACTTACACATTCTCCAGTCCTTCCAGCATTTGAAGAGGGGAACTGCACACCAGCCATAACCCAATGGCTGTGCTCACTTTCTTGGAACATGGAGAGGGTGCCATATTTGGAAACAGAGCTCAGCAGAGCAATAGGCAGCAtgccaaagagccacatgtggctcccaaaccACTGAATGAGTATCACTGTCATAAGTAGTAGCCATAGTTTTTACTATAAGTTATAGCTGTTTACCCATCATGATTATGTATGGTCACAGTATAAGTGGCTTAGCATTCTTTTATTTATACTGCACattttacctttttaaaagcTCGTAAAAATATGGAACACTTCCATTTTCCtccccgtctcagaaccaaactGTATGTTTATCTTCGTTCTCATTCCCTTCCTCTCTCTATATAATGTGTAGTCTCGCCTATTCATGATATGACATTGTTATGACATGCATTTCCCTCTCCCACACATACACATATCAGCAACAGCCAGTGATGTGGAACAGGTATGGTGTCATGATGCCATGTCATAGACAAGTCAGACTGCAAATGCAGGGAGAATGTGACATGAAAGGGTCATTTGGGGCAAAATCTTTGTCTATTGAAATGTATAGTTTGGCTCTTACTAGAAAGAAATACTGCTTAGGGTTGAAAAAGCACAGAATTGATCAAACACGTTTCTTTGTAAGTTTTCATTCCCAGATTGCAGTTTCAagatacagaaagggaaagaaggaacAGGTCGAGTAGTGATGTGGAAGTTGGGCATCAGCAATAGCTATACCTTGGAAGTTACCTTCTGTGGTTCTAAACTGGGTAAAGCggatatatattttttctccagAAATACTGAGTCATCAATTGAGGTCTTCTGAGCTGCTGTTGCTGATTCAGTTGAATATGATATAAATTTGTTGTGTTTGTTAGAAATAACGCTAAACAGGATGGGCTGTTGAAATGATGCCATTACAGATGTGTATATACTTAGCAAAAGAGATTGTAAAAATATCAAATGTAGCAGTTAAACCTAAAGCAATCATGTCTGTACAGATTAATCAAATCCTGGCTAATGTCCGTAGAACATGgtgagttggatcctatgaaccacagtttaagaactatgaggaggaggaggttttcctgccttccccttccctcagCAGCTTCCCAGGGCTCCTGAAAAGCCAGTGCTGGAAGTTAAGGGAGCCTCATAAATAAAATTCTACAAGGCATGGGGGATACACGGTGAAGGACTTGAACTGAacaaaattcccccccccccattcctttaACAAGTGGAGGAAGCATGGCTTTCCGTTGGAACAAGATGAGGAAATGGTgattttacccagtttctccctcttCATTGCAGCCCATGTATGCTTCTTGCCATTTAGTCCACAAACCTCTCTTTATCCCAAGTTTTGGCTTTTGGGGAATCTTAGGGAGCTGCTAATAGTAGGGAAAAGTGTACTCCATCATAAGTAGCTTCTACTTactgttcataggatccaactttATTTGTGCTTTGAATACCACGTATGTTTGTTGATGCATGTATATAATCCATGATATAAACTACCGTGCCTATGCAGCCTACCTTAATAGTAATTCCTCAAGAACTGTCACTCTGAGGGCAGATGTGCTAGGGTTCTTTAACAGAGAGTTCTCTGCAGTTCCCAGAACCTTTTGAGAAGAGCCATGAtgttaaagtgatttaaaatcattttaagtgTGCAGTGTAGTTAAGTCCTTTAGTTTGTAACAGGTGCAATTTCTTCAGTCTCTGCACTTTggggatacagaaagagaaaataatcttTTGCTGACATTTCTTGTGAAAGCTGCTGGTCCAAATTTCTGAGAGGAGCCTTCAGCAAGAATTTAGAAGCAGCATAGAGTATTTTGCTAGCAAAAGAATTTTAATTATGTGGAGCATTAGTCAGAAATACAATTTTCCCATTATCATATAGTGAATATAATATTTACTGGCATTGAGTAGAACAGATATTTCTTTGCTAATGTTTCCCTTCATGTCTCAGGCAACAGTTATACCCACTTTAATACAAAGGATTTGGAATCCATAGGATATCGTTTCTGTGAATCGCTGTTAGAGTTCTGTGATGAAAACAAGAATAAGGTAGGAAAAGTTTATCCTACCCTTAAACAAAAGGACAGATTTGTTATCACTTAGGAGCAGTGAGGCATTGGAATTTATTGCTAACTGTATGACTTTCCCTAGTATGATGAATGTCTGAAAGAACTGGAGGAAATGGTGAAACAAGAGAATTCAGCTGACCCTGTGAATGACACATTAGACAAAGACTCCAGGTAAATAGAACTCTTCATATATTCTTATAATTTTATCCCATCATAAAGTGAGGTTCTCTGAAGCAATACTATTTTCCATGTGTGTATTCAGTCCAAGCAGAGCATTGATACATTGTAACATTTGAGACTGCTCTGTTTGATGTGCTTTTATGCCATGTCATACTTTTATTGGTCATTTTTATTAATACATTTTTTATTATTGACTtggattgttttattgtttttaattgtatgcttggttttgttttgttattgtgAGCTACCTCAAGCAGGTCTAGAGAGGTGTCATACaatttatgtaaataaataaataaataatgtcattATCTTGTTTTTTGCAGTTCTGACACTTCAGACTCCAATGAGTCTCCAGTTAAATTAGAAAGCCAGGT
The Eublepharis macularius isolate TG4126 chromosome 9, MPM_Emac_v1.0, whole genome shotgun sequence genome window above contains:
- the AGBL3 gene encoding cytosolic carboxypeptidase 3, coding for MSEDSNKDKQQVEELTSDDCSSDEDLFDPSLAEELEQCAFFTDSFYDHILPRTTQILLEYDSGRWVPRLREPRDLYGLSSAGHLHLVRWPHQYEVVRQKIEHIDWIPSEPEPLYIPTGLETEPLCPDPGEGAVVYLADEANKDSSFMYSRIGGSFPSKQVLPQSWEDWDNTLIFEARFESGNLQKVVKISDFEYQLTLRTDLYTNKHTQWYYFQVTNTQAGMPYRFTIVNFTKPTSLYNRGMRPLLYSEAEAKIHKVGWQRTGDAIKYYKNNLSQDGRQYFSLTWTFQFPHDRDTCYFAHCYPYTYSNLQDYLSTIARDPKRSKFCKIRILCQSLARNIVYVLTITNPLQDFKEEKRKAAVILTARVHPGETNSSWMMKGFLDYILGDSNNAQLLRNTFVFKVVPMLNPDGVIVGNYRCSLAGRDLNRNYRSDLKESFPSVWYTRTMIKRIMEERNVLLYCDLHGHSRKENVFMYGCEKREQQEEGASLHHRIFPFIMSKNCPDKFSFPDCSFKIQKGKEGTGRVVMWKLGISNSYTLEVTFCGSKLGNSYTHFNTKDLESIGYRFCESLLEFCDENKNKYDECLKELEEMVKQENSADPVNDTLDKDSSSDTSDSNESPVKLESQNEAKKPEDSSQRMSKNQEQLIKNAQVFQKLKLIELQKIQKTKYEISKSSIEPFPRTPSANKVWWSP